In Mustela nigripes isolate SB6536 chromosome 12, MUSNIG.SB6536, whole genome shotgun sequence, one DNA window encodes the following:
- the LOC132028057 gene encoding olfactory receptor 1E1-like: MDGDNQTIVTEFLLLGLSGRSEQEDILFGLFLGMYLVTIIGNLLIVLAITGDSHLHTPMYFFLANLSCVDICFSSVTIPKMLVNHILGSKSISYVECMTQIYFFITFINMDGFLLSVMAYDRYVAICCPLHYTMIMKLRLCILLVAASWVITNLHALLHTILMVQLIFCFDNTVHHFFCDPYAILKLSCSDTSINDLVVFTVGGMIFLMPFICIILSYAYILSNVLKLPSAHGIKKALSTCGSHLTVVSLFYGTILGVYMRPSSSYSIQDTVATVIFTVVTPLVNPFIYSLRNHDMKRALRKLISYSRTRKF; the protein is encoded by the coding sequence ATGGATGGAGACAACCAGACTATTGTCACAGAGTTCCTTCTCCTGGGACTCTCTGGGCGGTCAGAGCAGGAGGACATTCTCTTTGGGCTATTCTTGGGGATGTACTTGGTCACCATCATTGGGAACTTGCTCATTGTTTTGGCCATCACCGGGGACAGtcacctccacacccccatgtacttcttcttGGCTAACCTCTCCTGTGTTGACATCTGCTTTTCGTCAGTCACAATCCCCAAGATGCTGGTGAATCACATCCTGGGAAGCAAGTCTATCTCTTACGTGGAATGCATGACCCAGATCTACTTCTTCATCACtttcatcaacatggatgggttCCTCCTGAGcgtgatggcctatgaccggtATGTAGCCATCTGCTGCCCACTCCACTATACCATGATCATGAAGCTCAGGCTCTGCATCCTTCTGGTGGCGGCATCTTGGGTCATTACAAACCTGCATGCTCTGCTGCACACTATTCTCATGGTCCAACTCATATTCTGTTTCGACAATACTGTGCATCACTTTTTCTGTGACCCCTATGCAATTCTAAAGCTGTCTTGTTCTGACACCTCTATCAATGACCTGGTGGTGTTCACTGTGGGGGGAATGATATTTCTGATGCCGTTTATCTGTATCATCCTTTCATATGCTTATATCCTCTCCAATGTGCTGAAGTTGCCATCTGCCCATGGAATAAAGAAAGCCCTGTCCACGTGTGGATCCCACCTCACTGTGGTCTCCCTCTTCTATGGGACAATCCTGGGGGTATATATGCGCCCTTCATCCTCCTACTCCATCCAAGACACGGTGGCCACTGTCATCTTCACAGTGGTGACTCCCCTGGTCAATCCCTTCATCTACAGTCTGAGGAATCATGACATGAAGAGAGCCTTAAGGAAACTAATCTCATATTCTAGAACTAGAAAATTTTAG